The Nitrobacter hamburgensis X14 genome contains the following window.
ACGAGATCCTGATCGTACAGCGAATATCTGCTGTCGCGGCCGACAAGGATGACATTGCCCTTATAGAGCTTCAGCCGCACCTGGCCGCTGACGTATTGCTGCGAATGATCGATCGCCGCCTGCAGCATCTCGCGTTCCGGCGCGAACCAGAAGCCGTTGTAGATCAGCTCGGCATATTTCGGCATCAGCTCATCCTTCAGATGCGCCGCGCCGCGATCGAGCGTGATCTGCTCGATGCCGCGATGCGCGACAAGAAGGATAGTGCCGCCGGGCGTCTCGTACATGCCGCGCGACTTCATGCCGACGAAACGGTTCTCGACCAGATCGAGCCGGCCGATGCCGTTGGCGCGGCCGAGCTCGTTCAGCTTCGCGAGCAGCGTGGCGGGAGACATCGTCCTGCCGTCGATGGCAACGGCATCGCCCTTCTCGAAATCGATCGTGATGTAGGTCGGCTGATCCGGCGCGGCCTGCGGATCGATGGTGCGCGAATAGACGTAATCCGGCACTTCCTGCGCCGGGTCTTCCAGCACCTTGCCTTCGCTGGAGGCGTGCAGCAGGTTAGCGTCGACCGAGAACGGCGCTTCGCCGCGCTTGTCCTTGGCGATCGGGATCTGATGCTGCTCGGCGAACGCGATCAGCTTCTCGCGCGACTTGAAATCCCACTCGCGCCACGGCGCGATGATGGTGATATCGGGCTTCAGCGCATAGTAACCGAGTTCGAAGCGGACCTGATCGTTACCCTTGCCGGTCGCGCCGTGCGACACCGCATCGGCGCCGACTTTCTCGGCGATCTCGATCTGCTTCTTCGCAATCAGCGGCCGCGCGATCGAGGTGCCGAGCAGATACTGGCCCTCATAGACCGCGTTGGCGCGGAACATCGGGAACACATAGTCGCGGACGAATTCCTCGCGCAGATCCTCGATGAAGATGTTCTCAGGCTTGATACCGAGCAACAACGCCTTCTGGCGCGCCGGCTCCAGTTCCTCGCCCTGACCGAGATCGGCGGTGAAGGTCACGACCTCGGCGCCGTAGGTGGTCTGCAACCATTTCAAGATAATCGAGGTGTCGAGCCCGCCCGAATAGGCAAGCACCACCTTCTCCACCTTCTTGCTCATGAAAATCCTGTGGAATGACGTGAATTCGGCGGGACTATAGGCGGAACCGGACCTCGCGCAAGGTCCCGGAGACGCTCACGCCGGCTTCTTCGGCACGGGTACCGGACCGACATCGCGGCCTAGCCACCGCTGCCGCATCCGATAGCCGGGCCAGGCGAACCGCGTCAACGCGGCATCGATCTCCGCATCGCTCTTCCGCGTCGATGGCCAGCGGTAGATGTAGCCATGAACCAGCCAGATCACCAGAAACGCGACGATTGCGGCCGCCGCCACGTCGGTGAAGAAGTGACCGCCGAACGCCATCCGCAGCACACTGGTGACCGCGCCGAACGTGATCGCGCCCGCATAGGCCAGCGGCCGCCACGCGGGCGGCGTCAGCGCGGCCGGCGCCAGGGTCCAGAACGCGGTGGCGCCCTCGCCGGAGAAGAAGGAACAATTCCGGCCGCATTCGCCGCGCGGATCCCACCACGGCATGAATTTCCATGGGCCGTCGAATTCCGTCACCATCACGGGCCGCGGCCGGGCCCAGAAGCTCTTGAACGTCAGGTTGGTCAGGACCCCGGCGCTGAGCAGCATGGTGATGAGCAGAAACGCGACGGTCCGGCCCGACATCATCAGCGGGCGATCCGGGCGAAACATCTTCACAATCAGCGCGACGATCGCAGGGACCGCGAACGCCCATGCCACCCACATCGCGGCATTGCGCGCAAACGAAGCCAGCGCGTCCGATTTGAGCGGAAAGGTTTTCGTCGCGGGATCGTAGAACAGCGCCGCGAGGCGCAAATCGTATTCGGGGCGAATCCCGAACACGATTCCGATCACGAGCACAAGTCCGAGCGCGATGACTAATCCGGTCCGGTTCATGACGCGCGGTTTAGCCGACGACGACCGCCATGAAAAGGCCGTGCATCTTCAAGTCCGTGCCGGCGGATCGGGGGGCCGCGGGTCGCGTGGACGCTCACGCCACGCCCCGGCATTGCGCCCGGCGATCAGCCAATAGGTGAAGCCCGCGACGACCCCGGCGCCGGTCATGATTTCGAGGTGGCGGCGCACGATGCCTTCGAAATGCATGGTCGCCGGGTCGAACGGGATCAGGCCGAGATAGCAGGCGGCGCCGCAAATCGCGCCGCCTGCAGCGTAAGCCAGCAAGCCGCGGATATAAAAAGCTTCGGTGACGAGGACCACGATCATCGCCGGTAGCAGCGCAAAGCCGCTGACGAAGATGAAGCCGAATCCGAGCACGATGTTGAGCGTATCGGGATCGGGCGGTTCGATTCCGAGATCGCTGAATTCGGGATACAGCAACGCGATGACAACGACCATCCCGGCGACGAAGCAGGCGGCTAGGAGTCCGAACACGATCGCGAACAGCCGGCCGATCAGCGCCATGAGAGACTCAATCGATCCTTGGGCATGATCTTATCCGAAAACCGGTTCCCACTTTTCGGGATCATGCCTCAATCCGTCATCGCCATGGCGCGAAGCGCCTGACGCTCGCGAGCCGACAGCTTTTCGGTTTCGGACTTGAGCTGGCCGCAGGCGGCCAGAATATCGCGGCCGCGCGGCGTGCGCACCGGCGAGGAGTAGCCGGCGTTGAAAACGTATTCGGAAAATTTCTCGATCTGCTCCCAGTCGGAGCATTCATAGCGCGTACCCGGCCACGGATTGAACGGGATCAGATTGATTTTTGCGTGGATGCCCTTGAGCAGCTTCACCAGGAGCTTGGCGTCGTCGAGCGAATCGTTGACGCCCTTCAGCATCACATATTCGAACGTGATCCGTTTGGCGTTGGAGGCTGCGGGATAATCGCGGCACGCCTGCATCAGTTCGGCGATCGGATATTTGCGGTTCAGCGGCACCAGCTCGTTGCGCAACTCGTCGCGCACCGCATGCAGCGAGATCGCCAGCATGACACCAATCTCCTCGCCGGTGCGGACGATGTTCGGCACCACGCCGGACGTCGACAGCGTGATGCGGCGCTTCGAGATGCCGATGCCTTCGTTGTCGGCGACGATCAAAAGCGCGTCGCGAACCGCGTCGAAATTGTAGAGCGGCTCGCCCATCCCCAT
Protein-coding sequences here:
- a CDS encoding argininosuccinate synthase, yielding MSKKVEKVVLAYSGGLDTSIILKWLQTTYGAEVVTFTADLGQGEELEPARQKALLLGIKPENIFIEDLREEFVRDYVFPMFRANAVYEGQYLLGTSIARPLIAKKQIEIAEKVGADAVSHGATGKGNDQVRFELGYYALKPDITIIAPWREWDFKSREKLIAFAEQHQIPIAKDKRGEAPFSVDANLLHASSEGKVLEDPAQEVPDYVYSRTIDPQAAPDQPTYITIDFEKGDAVAIDGRTMSPATLLAKLNELGRANGIGRLDLVENRFVGMKSRGMYETPGGTILLVAHRGIEQITLDRGAAHLKDELMPKYAELIYNGFWFAPEREMLQAAIDHSQQYVSGQVRLKLYKGNVILVGRDSRYSLYDQDLVTFEEGAVAYDHRDAAGFIKLNALRLRTLGQRKKKLGL
- a CDS encoding phosphatase PAP2 family protein, producing the protein MNRTGLVIALGLVLVIGIVFGIRPEYDLRLAALFYDPATKTFPLKSDALASFARNAAMWVAWAFAVPAIVALIVKMFRPDRPLMMSGRTVAFLLITMLLSAGVLTNLTFKSFWARPRPVMVTEFDGPWKFMPWWDPRGECGRNCSFFSGEGATAFWTLAPAALTPPAWRPLAYAGAITFGAVTSVLRMAFGGHFFTDVAAAAIVAFLVIWLVHGYIYRWPSTRKSDAEIDAALTRFAWPGYRMRQRWLGRDVGPVPVPKKPA
- the rlmN gene encoding 23S rRNA (adenine(2503)-C(2))-methyltransferase RlmN, with amino-acid sequence MAVGDAPLEKVALETYVPPAKPSLIGLSRAEISERLAAIGVAPAQRRMRVQQLWHWMYVRGAKTVGEMTNVSKDMRAELEKHVTVDRPEVVAEQISNDGTRKWLLRLPSGNTLEKPHEVECVYIPETDRGTLCVSSQVGCTLNCSFCHTGTQRLVRNLTAGEIVGQIMVARDRLNDWADRETPHGNRLVTNIVMMGMGEPLYNFDAVRDALLIVADNEGIGISKRRITLSTSGVVPNIVRTGEEIGVMLAISLHAVRDELRNELVPLNRKYPIAELMQACRDYPAASNAKRITFEYVMLKGVNDSLDDAKLLVKLLKGIHAKINLIPFNPWPGTRYECSDWEQIEKFSEYVFNAGYSSPVRTPRGRDILAACGQLKSETEKLSARERQALRAMAMTD